A window of Flavobacteriales bacterium genomic DNA:
CTGTAAAAACATGAATCATTCTTGTTTGCCCATTTGAAATTATTGGCATCAATGCGATTATAACAACAATCCATATTGATTGAGTTTTCTTACAAATCATACCCCTTCCCTCCAACTGTTATAAGAAGATTCGACTTAAACATCGCTTCTGGAGAAATCACTTTTTCGTTATATGGGATATTATCTCCATACCGATAATTCATTATTCGTTGCACCTCCTTATGCTTTAAATCAAAGCTCCTCAACTCCTGTAATTCTCCTATTTCTAGTCCCAACGCCTTCTTATATATCTTCCATACCAACTCCGAACAATAAATTCGTGAATCACTCCACTCAAAAAATGCATCATAGTCTTTACCTAGATATTTATCTCCAACCGCCTTCATTTTTTGCACAGCGGCCTTCGTTAAAATATTCTCTGAATTCTTTAATCTACGTACAACGTACGCACCGCCCTTTCCGCCCTTTATCCATTCATTAATTGGAGTAATTCTAACAGGTTGAACCGCTTCATAAACCATTATACCTTCCGCGGTATTAAAGATAATTCCGACATGACTGAACCTTGAATGTGTTGCAAGTTGAACGGCCTTACTTTGGTGAGATTGATCGGTTTGGAAAATTATATCTCCGCTTTTATAATTGTATTTCGCGGTTGCGATGTTGATAAAGGCAAGCAGCATCGCCAGTATCAAGGCTCCTTTTTTACATAATAATTGTTTTTTCATTGTTTTAGTTTTATTCGTTTATAATGTTATTTATATATCCACAGTAAGACCGGTTTAGACGTGCGTTTTAATTTCTTATCCAGATAATACATTGTATTATTAGATACCATTGGGCACCCCCAACTGGTAACTAAATAGTCTGGAGAAATCTCTTCTTCTTCAACCCCAACATAAGAGTGCAAAACGATAATTCGCTTGTAGGCATTGCTATTGGTTTTTTCTAGACCATGCAACTTGTAATTTACATTTGTACCCCAATTGCTGTAGCCCCTTTTTCCTATTTTATACTTCCCAATAGAACTACAATAACTTTGCGATACATTGTTTACAACTGCTTCCT
This region includes:
- a CDS encoding YiiX family permuted papain-like enzyme, producing the protein MKKQLLCKKGALILAMLLAFINIATAKYNYKSGDIIFQTDQSHQSKAVQLATHSRFSHVGIIFNTAEGIMVYEAVQPVRITPINEWIKGGKGGAYVVRRLKNSENILTKAAVQKMKAVGDKYLGKDYDAFFEWSDSRIYCSELVWKIYKKALGLEIGELQELRSFDLKHKEVQRIMNYRYGDNIPYNEKVISPEAMFKSNLLITVGGKGYDL
- a CDS encoding murein L,D-transpeptidase catalytic domain family protein is translated as MLKYLVMSLLVFLMFSSISSAQSGVGVIAKSKGEEAFKFCVQNKMDTTYCIFVDLNIHSGKNRMFVWDFNSNSFLRKSLCSHGSCNGVTGPGYSYQEAVVNNVSQSYCSSIGKYKIGKRGYSNWGTNVNYKLHGLEKTNSNAYKRIIVLHSYVGVEEEEISPDYLVTSWGCPMVSNNTMYYLDKKLKRTSKPVLLWIYK